In Fibrobacter sp. UBA4297, a genomic segment contains:
- a CDS encoding helix-turn-helix domain-containing protein — protein sequence MENLGKQITERRKKLGLSQEDLAEISGVSPRTINSVELGKANPSINVLNKMVKPLGFVVTLSERVTHE from the coding sequence ATGGAAAATCTCGGAAAGCAGATCACAGAACGGCGAAAGAAACTGGGCCTGTCTCAAGAGGATCTGGCCGAGATTTCCGGCGTTTCCCCCAGAACCATCAACTCCGTCGAACTCGGGAAAGCGAACCCCTCCATCAATGTGTTAAACAAGATGGTAAAGCCACTCGGTTTCGTGGTCACCTTAAGCGAGAGAGTGACCCATGAATAA
- a CDS encoding BamA/OMP85 family outer membrane protein, translating to MSNAQLLDMSQISDKYMVENKINKIRVEGTHHMDERSVLGRIGIRTGQSYSPTSLSEKVQNSVSSLYASGLFDDVTAWVDYVGDDGSYVDLIFKVKELPALDTAILDGCDEVSEDDLRLKIHMITGQVYSKAQLERTRQAMLDHYRSEGFLLAEVGYREEPVDEYQNKVTFVIREGNKVRIRGLDVKGNDHVPVEEIADHMLSKENQWWGGGEFKENVFEADRDTVLNVFRHFGYLDAELNDYHAEYLPDSTCLFYLGRMVPVGERLAPLYAQLNEAMADSTNPLYKMAGKPTMEVTHYYRNMRKASDKYPVARRKPQVKDEEDAWTLLNDIIRYESARKEWLSLVAGRKWNNPKIDSLLKIKKRSAYESKLLVRYMIEDMIPALYKYDNIKTSSDIIVHIDVTEGRRYYMGGLHFTGNEVQSDAMLGYVFRLDSGAVFDQYLYEASRKALLDSYREDGYLFAQFDEERTFENDSIVNLAYKMNEGLPAQIHKVHVRGNTKTNEKVIRREVRLYPGDTYRQSALERSFRDIMQLNYFDMVVPDIKVVGEQEVDLDFAVQEKQAGTGQFSLGVSYSESDGFVGTASISIPNCCMGDGQQAALNLEYGADKKSATISFTEPWFLDKPITVGASLSYSWWNMEDYDDHDITRYGGNIFAGKRLKWPDDYFYGQVGYGWLMNDQGPNIDNSYVVYTGIESAFNFRIQRDDKNLPQFPTEGSRYVLDVQWADKIFGSDFEFVKADLSIKWWFPIFRDRLTIALTNEYGVIFGDKLQHRTLYKMGGVLGYDGMLRGYSSGSIGQSRLGRSYQYIGAELQLGLVPQTFYLLPFFFDAGNVFGERIDNNQRVDKPRKNPLSEWDPTKLKKDIGFGFRVVVPMLGIIGFDFAWPLDPGESYSDGTQLPSVGDMEFNFVIGQAF from the coding sequence ATGTCGAATGCCCAGCTGTTGGACATGTCGCAGATTTCCGACAAGTATATGGTTGAGAATAAGATCAACAAGATTCGTGTCGAAGGCACCCACCACATGGACGAACGTTCGGTTCTCGGGCGTATCGGCATCCGTACGGGGCAAAGCTATTCCCCGACCTCGCTTTCTGAAAAAGTCCAGAATTCTGTGAGTTCGCTTTATGCTTCGGGCTTGTTTGACGATGTGACTGCCTGGGTGGACTATGTTGGCGATGACGGCTCTTATGTGGACTTGATATTCAAGGTCAAGGAACTCCCTGCTCTCGATACCGCTATTTTGGATGGCTGCGACGAAGTTTCTGAAGACGATCTCCGTCTAAAGATTCACATGATTACGGGCCAGGTCTATAGCAAGGCGCAGTTGGAACGCACTCGCCAGGCTATGCTCGACCATTACCGCTCAGAAGGGTTCCTCCTTGCAGAAGTGGGCTACCGCGAAGAACCGGTGGACGAATACCAGAACAAGGTGACCTTCGTGATTCGCGAAGGCAACAAGGTGCGCATCCGCGGCTTGGACGTGAAGGGCAATGACCACGTGCCTGTCGAAGAAATTGCAGACCACATGCTCTCGAAGGAAAACCAGTGGTGGGGCGGTGGCGAGTTCAAGGAAAACGTGTTTGAAGCCGACCGCGATACCGTGCTGAACGTCTTCCGCCATTTCGGTTACTTGGATGCGGAACTCAACGATTACCACGCCGAATACCTCCCGGATTCTACCTGCCTGTTCTACCTTGGACGCATGGTGCCGGTTGGAGAACGCCTTGCCCCGCTGTATGCGCAGTTGAACGAGGCCATGGCTGATTCTACGAACCCGCTTTACAAGATGGCAGGCAAGCCGACCATGGAAGTGACGCATTATTACAGGAACATGCGCAAGGCTTCTGACAAGTATCCGGTTGCAAGGCGCAAGCCGCAGGTCAAGGACGAAGAAGACGCCTGGACTCTCCTGAACGACATTATCCGCTACGAAAGTGCACGCAAGGAATGGCTTTCGCTCGTCGCTGGCCGCAAGTGGAATAACCCGAAGATTGATTCCCTCCTCAAAATCAAGAAGCGCTCCGCTTACGAAAGCAAGCTCCTCGTGCGCTACATGATTGAGGACATGATTCCTGCCCTTTACAAGTACGATAACATCAAGACCTCTAGCGATATTATAGTGCATATCGACGTGACCGAAGGCCGCCGCTACTACATGGGCGGGCTCCACTTTACGGGTAACGAGGTACAGAGCGATGCCATGCTCGGCTACGTGTTCCGTCTCGATAGCGGTGCCGTGTTTGACCAGTATCTCTACGAAGCCTCCCGCAAGGCCTTGCTCGATTCTTACCGCGAAGATGGCTATCTCTTTGCCCAGTTCGATGAAGAGAGAACGTTCGAGAACGATTCCATTGTGAACCTCGCATACAAGATGAACGAAGGCTTGCCGGCCCAGATCCACAAGGTGCATGTACGTGGTAACACCAAGACGAACGAAAAAGTTATCCGCCGCGAAGTCCGCCTGTATCCGGGCGATACGTACCGCCAGTCCGCTTTGGAACGTAGCTTCCGCGACATTATGCAGCTCAACTACTTCGACATGGTCGTGCCCGATATCAAGGTCGTGGGCGAACAGGAGGTGGACCTCGACTTTGCCGTGCAAGAAAAGCAGGCCGGTACAGGTCAGTTCAGCTTGGGCGTGTCCTATAGCGAAAGCGATGGCTTTGTCGGTACGGCTAGCATCTCCATCCCGAACTGCTGTATGGGCGATGGCCAGCAGGCAGCCTTGAACCTCGAATACGGTGCCGACAAGAAGAGCGCAACGATTAGCTTTACGGAACCGTGGTTCCTCGACAAGCCGATTACGGTCGGTGCAAGCCTCAGCTATTCCTGGTGGAACATGGAAGACTATGACGACCACGACATTACCCGCTACGGTGGTAACATCTTTGCTGGTAAGCGACTCAAGTGGCCGGATGACTACTTCTACGGTCAAGTGGGTTACGGTTGGCTCATGAACGACCAGGGCCCGAATATTGACAATAGCTATGTGGTTTACACGGGTATCGAATCGGCATTCAACTTCCGCATCCAGCGCGATGACAAGAACTTGCCGCAGTTCCCGACCGAAGGTTCTCGCTACGTGCTCGACGTGCAGTGGGCCGATAAGATCTTTGGCAGTGACTTTGAATTCGTGAAGGCCGACCTCTCCATCAAGTGGTGGTTCCCGATCTTCCGTGACCGTCTCACGATTGCCCTTACAAATGAATACGGCGTAATCTTTGGCGACAAGTTGCAACATCGTACGTTGTATAAAATGGGTGGCGTGCTTGGCTACGACGGTATGCTCCGTGGTTATAGCTCGGGTTCCATCGGTCAGAGCCGTTTGGGTCGCAGCTACCAGTACATTGGTGCTGAACTCCAGCTTGGCCTTGTGCCGCAGACGTTCTACCTCTTGCCGTTCTTCTTTGATGCCGGTAACGTGTTCGGTGAACGTATCGACAATAACCAGCGTGTGGACAAGCCTCGTAAGAACCCGCTCAGTGAATGGGATCCGACGAAGCTCAAGAAGGATATTGGCTTTGGCTTCCGCGTAGTGGTGCCGATGCTTGGCATTATCGGTTTCGACTTTGCTTGGCCGCTTGATCCGGGTGAATCCTACAGTGACGGAACGCAGCTGCCTAGCGTGGGCGATATGGAATTCAACTTTGTTATTGGTCAGGCATTCTAG
- the recQ gene encoding DNA helicase RecQ: protein MPTAHEILKSVFGYDSFRPMQEEIINHVVAHNDALVLMPTGGGKSICYQIPALMFKGITVVISPLISLMKDQVDALNANGIGADALNSNNEEGENAAIRERCKAGQTKILYISPERLQREIPWLQNHLNVSLFAIDEAHCISQWGHDFRPEYTQLGGLHQAFPSATIMALTATADKLTKEDIVRQLNLRDFRLFVSSFDRPNLSLDVRRGYSASEKLKAILSIISKHKHESGIIYCLSRKNTEKVAADLINAGVYAKAYHAGLTAEERNNVQEDFINDNIDVVCATIAFGMGIDKSNVRYVIHYNLPKSIESFYQEIGRAGRDGLPSETVLFYNFQDIIMLRKFVNDSGQRDINSEKLDRMQEYAESQVCRRRILLNYFGENNSSNCGNCDICKHPPQRFNGTILVQKALSAIKRTGEHIGFSMTADILKGTLSDEIVQKGYDKLKTFGVGAKTTLKHWHDYMLQMLQLGYIEIAYNENNHLKITESGNEVLFGKKTAELAIAAKIEAKEDTKPRGGRASFNRAASNSNIHATSPRSTYSSISADDEDTSLFEALRKVRRQIANENNWPAYVVLSDRSLKDLAYKAPITIDELQDVIGFGEMKIQKFGQQFVDAIRDYMRQ, encoded by the coding sequence ATGCCCACCGCTCACGAAATATTAAAATCTGTTTTCGGCTACGATTCCTTCCGCCCCATGCAGGAAGAGATTATCAACCACGTTGTCGCACACAACGACGCGTTGGTTTTAATGCCCACTGGCGGCGGAAAGTCCATTTGCTACCAGATTCCGGCCTTGATGTTCAAGGGCATCACGGTCGTTATTTCGCCGTTAATTTCGCTAATGAAAGACCAGGTGGATGCGCTTAATGCAAACGGCATCGGGGCTGATGCGCTCAACAGCAATAACGAAGAAGGCGAAAATGCGGCCATCCGGGAGCGTTGCAAAGCAGGGCAAACCAAGATTCTCTACATTTCGCCGGAGCGTTTGCAGCGTGAAATTCCGTGGTTGCAAAATCACTTGAACGTTTCGCTGTTTGCTATTGACGAGGCTCACTGCATTTCGCAATGGGGGCACGATTTCCGTCCGGAATACACTCAGCTCGGCGGGCTGCACCAGGCGTTCCCAAGCGCAACAATCATGGCACTGACGGCAACGGCAGACAAGCTCACAAAAGAAGATATTGTCAGGCAGCTGAACTTGCGAGATTTTAGACTTTTCGTGAGTTCGTTCGACCGCCCGAACTTGAGCCTCGACGTGCGACGCGGTTATTCGGCGTCCGAAAAGCTGAAGGCGATTCTGTCTATCATTTCAAAGCACAAGCACGAATCGGGAATCATCTATTGCCTTTCGCGCAAGAATACCGAGAAGGTCGCCGCAGACCTCATCAACGCAGGCGTTTATGCAAAGGCGTATCATGCGGGGCTTACCGCCGAAGAGCGCAACAATGTGCAAGAGGATTTCATCAACGACAATATCGATGTCGTGTGTGCGACAATCGCTTTTGGCATGGGCATCGACAAGAGCAACGTCCGTTACGTTATCCATTACAATCTCCCCAAGAGCATCGAGAGTTTTTATCAAGAAATCGGGCGCGCGGGTCGCGATGGCCTCCCCTCCGAGACGGTGCTGTTCTACAATTTTCAGGACATCATCATGCTCCGCAAATTTGTAAACGACAGCGGCCAACGAGATATCAACTCCGAGAAACTCGACCGCATGCAGGAATACGCCGAATCGCAAGTTTGCCGTCGTCGCATTTTGCTCAACTACTTCGGCGAAAACAACAGCAGCAACTGCGGGAATTGCGACATTTGCAAGCACCCGCCACAGCGATTCAACGGCACAATCCTCGTGCAGAAAGCACTCTCGGCCATCAAACGCACTGGCGAGCATATCGGCTTTTCAATGACCGCCGACATCCTCAAAGGCACGCTCAGTGACGAAATTGTCCAGAAGGGTTACGACAAACTCAAGACGTTCGGCGTAGGCGCCAAGACAACGCTCAAACATTGGCACGATTACATGCTGCAGATGTTGCAACTCGGCTACATCGAAATCGCCTACAACGAAAACAACCACCTTAAAATTACCGAGAGCGGTAACGAAGTACTGTTCGGGAAGAAAACGGCAGAACTCGCTATCGCCGCAAAAATTGAAGCCAAAGAAGACACAAAACCGAGAGGTGGTCGCGCATCATTCAATCGCGCAGCATCCAACAGCAACATACACGCCACCAGCCCTCGCAGCACTTACTCGAGCATTTCAGCCGACGACGAAGACACCTCCCTTTTCGAAGCTCTGCGAAAAGTCCGCAGGCAAATCGCCAACGAAAACAACTGGCCAGCCTACGTCGTGCTTTCTGACCGCTCGCTAAAGGACCTCGCCTACAAGGCGCCAATCACCATCGACGAACTGCAAGATGTAATCGGTTTCGGTGAAATGAAAATCCAAAAATTCGGGCAACAATTCGTAGACGCTATCCGCGATTACATGAGGCAATAA
- a CDS encoding AAA family ATPase codes for MKIGDVVYAKDGMSKVIGRGIVQGDYTYDANKSSFYCSRKVQWTHTDCNYELKDEGAFSMKMLTDITKYSGIIKELEAFFDPDGSRLPIEPPILPPSNYSKEDFLEEVFMDESSYDSLAGLLKRKKNIILQGAPGVGKTFMAKRLAYSMIGEKDPSRVKMIQFHQSYSYEDFIMGYRPDGNGFKLKRGPFYEFCNTAAEDSENNYFFIIDEINRGNISKIFGELFMLIENDKRGQQIRLLYEDELFSVPSNLYIIGLMNTADRSIAMIDYALRRRFSFFDVKPAFDSEQFESRRESAENEKYDCLIECVKNLNKEIAADDSLGEGFCIGHSYFCFGENETIDNEWLKSVVEYDVIPLLKEYWFDEPEKVKNWSDKLRASIQ; via the coding sequence ATGAAAATTGGCGATGTTGTTTATGCAAAAGATGGAATGTCAAAAGTTATTGGGCGCGGCATAGTCCAAGGCGATTACACCTATGACGCCAACAAAAGTTCTTTTTATTGCAGTCGAAAAGTGCAATGGACACATACCGATTGCAATTACGAATTGAAAGACGAGGGTGCATTTTCCATGAAGATGCTCACCGACATCACAAAATATTCCGGAATAATAAAAGAACTGGAAGCATTCTTTGATCCGGATGGTTCCAGGCTCCCTATCGAACCGCCAATACTGCCGCCCTCTAACTATTCCAAAGAAGATTTCTTGGAAGAAGTCTTTATGGATGAATCCAGCTATGATTCACTTGCAGGTTTGCTTAAGAGAAAAAAGAATATCATTCTACAAGGCGCTCCTGGTGTGGGGAAAACATTCATGGCAAAGCGTCTTGCTTATTCGATGATTGGTGAAAAAGATCCATCTCGAGTAAAAATGATTCAATTCCACCAAAGTTACAGTTATGAAGATTTCATAATGGGCTACCGTCCTGATGGAAATGGATTCAAGCTAAAACGTGGTCCGTTCTATGAATTTTGTAATACAGCGGCAGAGGATTCAGAAAACAACTATTTCTTTATCATCGACGAAATAAATCGTGGAAACATCAGCAAGATTTTCGGCGAACTATTCATGCTTATCGAAAACGATAAACGCGGCCAGCAAATTCGTTTGCTATACGAAGATGAATTATTCTCCGTACCTTCCAATTTATACATCATTGGCCTCATGAATACTGCAGACCGCAGCATTGCAATGATTGACTACGCTTTACGCCGTCGCTTCTCGTTTTTTGATGTTAAGCCTGCATTTGATTCAGAGCAATTTGAAAGCAGGCGTGAAAGTGCAGAAAACGAGAAGTACGACTGTCTTATTGAATGTGTAAAAAATCTCAATAAGGAAATCGCCGCCGATGATTCTCTTGGTGAAGGATTTTGCATAGGTCATAGTTATTTCTGTTTTGGTGAAAATGAAACCATCGATAATGAATGGCTCAAATCAGTTGTTGAATATGATGTCATACCTCTCTTGAAAGAATATTGGTTCGATGAACCTGAAAAGGTGAAGAACTGGAGCGATAAACTTAGAGCATCGATTCAATGA
- a CDS encoding HipA domain-containing protein, translating to MGICHCCLKETEQDFCRACSKALFGVSRFSATLDFDIPQFAFAKDGAVKKISISGAQTKFSVKIENKKLVNTDRGGTHILKPTLLPYYENYQDAPANEHVTMLMARVLFKIPTALSALLYFKNGDPVYITKRFDVIEAGEHAGERLSQSDFAQIAGLVPEINGSDYKYKGISYEGIASLIRENVSAADVAVEVFFRTVLFNYLVCNGDAHAKNFSLRNSVENPDVYDLTPAYDLLNTSLHIPYEQSRTALDLFKDEDDFKTPFYEANGFYGSPDFMEFAKRIGVVEKRAARFIKQAIDAVPAMEEMLDNSFLSEQGKAKYKESIRDRAKALGL from the coding sequence ATGGGCATCTGCCACTGTTGCCTAAAAGAAACGGAACAAGATTTTTGCCGCGCCTGTTCAAAGGCGCTATTTGGCGTTTCTAGGTTTAGCGCAACCTTGGATTTTGACATTCCACAGTTCGCATTCGCAAAGGATGGGGCCGTCAAGAAAATTTCCATTTCTGGTGCTCAGACAAAGTTTTCCGTGAAAATAGAAAACAAAAAACTAGTCAACACAGATCGCGGTGGTACACACATTCTCAAGCCAACATTGTTGCCGTACTACGAAAACTATCAAGACGCTCCTGCCAACGAACACGTAACAATGCTGATGGCACGTGTCCTTTTCAAAATTCCGACTGCATTATCCGCTCTACTATACTTCAAAAATGGCGACCCCGTCTACATTACCAAGCGTTTCGACGTCATCGAAGCTGGCGAACATGCCGGTGAACGCTTGAGCCAAAGCGACTTTGCACAAATTGCGGGTCTTGTCCCCGAAATAAACGGCAGCGACTACAAATACAAAGGAATTTCATACGAAGGAATCGCCTCACTGATTCGCGAAAACGTAAGTGCCGCCGATGTTGCCGTTGAAGTATTTTTCAGGACAGTCTTGTTCAACTATCTTGTATGTAACGGCGATGCACACGCAAAGAATTTTTCGCTCCGCAATTCCGTCGAAAATCCCGATGTCTACGATTTGACACCCGCATACGACTTGTTGAACACATCGCTCCACATTCCCTATGAACAATCGCGCACAGCGCTCGACTTATTCAAGGACGAAGACGATTTCAAGACTCCTTTTTACGAGGCAAACGGTTTTTACGGTTCTCCAGATTTCATGGAATTCGCCAAGAGAATCGGAGTCGTCGAAAAAAGAGCCGCACGTTTTATAAAGCAAGCCATCGATGCCGTGCCCGCAATGGAAGAAATGCTGGACAATTCATTCTTGAGCGAACAAGGCAAAGCGAAATACAAAGAATCTATCAGGGATAGAGCGAAAGCGCTAGGGCTGTAG
- a CDS encoding phenylacetate--CoA ligase family protein, which yields MRSTAWNDEENKILPEMALDFMPEEKLRELQLQRLRATVKLAYEKVPLFHDRMVEKGVTPDDIKTLKDIAKIPFSMKKDLRDTYPYGLFAVDMSEVVRLHASSGTTGKPIVVGYTKEDMEVWAQVVKRGLLACGFRSTDIVQNFYGYGLFTGGLGIHGGFEALGATVVPISGGNTERQVMLMKDFGVTAVGGTPSYFVRIIDVAEKMGVDISKLNVKRGIFGAEPWSDGMRDYIEEKTGIKAYDIYGLSEIVGPGVGCECECRDGIHIFEDHFYPEIVDPETLEPLPDGEEGELVISTLSKRAMPILRYRTRDITAIEKTKCKCGRTIRRIRRIGRRSDDMIIMRGVNVFPSQIETALLRAEKALPHYQIVLDTKNNMDTLEVKVEVSRDMVSDSMSDMEQLSKKFKHSIEQILGISVIVTLCEPDSLPRSEGKAKRVIDNRKKI from the coding sequence ATGCGATCTACAGCCTGGAACGACGAAGAAAACAAAATCTTGCCCGAAATGGCGCTTGATTTTATGCCCGAAGAAAAATTGCGCGAATTGCAGTTGCAGCGTTTGCGTGCAACCGTGAAGCTCGCTTACGAAAAAGTTCCGCTGTTCCACGACCGCATGGTCGAAAAGGGCGTTACGCCCGATGACATCAAGACATTGAAGGACATTGCAAAGATTCCGTTCTCCATGAAGAAGGACTTGCGCGACACCTATCCATACGGTCTCTTTGCCGTGGACATGAGCGAAGTCGTGCGTCTGCACGCAAGCTCCGGCACCACCGGTAAGCCGATCGTTGTCGGTTACACCAAGGAAGACATGGAAGTCTGGGCGCAGGTCGTGAAGCGCGGCCTTTTGGCTTGCGGTTTCCGCAGCACGGACATTGTACAGAACTTCTACGGCTACGGCCTCTTCACGGGCGGCCTTGGCATTCACGGCGGTTTCGAAGCCCTCGGCGCCACAGTTGTGCCGATTAGCGGCGGCAATACCGAACGCCAGGTGATGCTTATGAAGGACTTCGGCGTGACCGCAGTCGGTGGCACTCCAAGTTACTTCGTCCGTATCATTGACGTTGCCGAAAAGATGGGCGTTGATATTTCCAAGTTGAACGTGAAGCGCGGCATCTTCGGTGCAGAACCGTGGAGCGACGGCATGCGCGACTACATCGAAGAAAAGACGGGCATCAAGGCTTACGACATTTACGGTCTTTCTGAAATTGTCGGTCCGGGCGTGGGCTGCGAATGCGAATGCCGCGACGGCATCCACATTTTCGAAGACCACTTTTATCCTGAAATCGTGGACCCGGAAACGCTCGAACCGCTCCCGGACGGCGAGGAAGGCGAACTCGTCATCAGTACGCTCAGCAAGCGCGCTATGCCGATTCTCCGCTACCGCACCCGCGACATTACCGCAATTGAAAAGACCAAGTGCAAGTGCGGCCGTACAATCCGCCGTATCCGCCGCATTGGCCGCCGTAGCGACGACATGATTATCATGCGTGGCGTGAACGTGTTCCCGAGCCAAATCGAAACGGCTCTCCTCCGCGCCGAAAAGGCATTGCCGCATTACCAGATTGTGCTCGATACCAAGAACAACATGGACACGCTCGAAGTCAAGGTCGAAGTTTCTCGCGACATGGTGAGCGACTCCATGAGCGATATGGAACAGCTCTCCAAGAAGTTCAAGCATTCCATCGAACAGATTCTTGGCATCTCCGTGATTGTCACGCTCTGCGAACCGGATTCCCTGCCGCGTAGCGAAGGCAAGGCCAAGCGAGTTATCGACAACAGGAAGAAGATTTAG
- a CDS encoding HipA N-terminal domain-containing protein, whose amino-acid sequence MNNYKIRSACVFYNNILAGYLLQNSRGYTFLYDSNYAESRNPSIALDMPKKKRLFRSSYLFPYFQGLLPEGANKAFYCERLGIKRTDKFAMLTNLANHETIGAVTVRERNH is encoded by the coding sequence ATGAATAACTACAAAATCCGCAGCGCATGCGTGTTCTACAACAACATCCTTGCCGGCTACCTGTTGCAAAACAGCAGAGGCTACACTTTTTTATACGACTCCAATTATGCGGAGTCCCGAAATCCGTCCATAGCATTGGACATGCCGAAAAAGAAACGCCTGTTTAGATCGTCTTACCTTTTCCCATATTTTCAGGGTTTGTTACCGGAAGGAGCGAACAAAGCCTTTTATTGCGAGCGCCTCGGCATTAAGCGCACAGACAAATTCGCAATGCTCACGAACCTCGCCAATCACGAAACAATCGGCGCCGTCACCGTACGAGAAAGGAACCACTAA
- the mcrC gene encoding 5-methylcytosine-specific restriction endonuclease system specificity protein McrC, which translates to MILVKNIYHMLSYAFRCLKEGAFKALSDETESFDNIDNLYAEILILGVTVQIKRGLLRDYIDTTESLKCPHGKIELSESIKNISSQKRELVCSFQEYTENALLNKILKQTFAFLLKSKDVSHERKKKIRKLMTYFSCVEPIDLRFVDWNIHFNRCNATYQMLIYICNWIYDEWLINHSQKKGTKRSFEDDQKMSRLYEKFVLEYFRREHPELSANAPHLNWQLDDSIDKMLPIMKTDVTLEKENRILIIDTKYYNSVLQSTYNSSTQHSHNMYQIFTYVKNLAYETQSASKIVSGMLLYAKTNEAISPDQDYKMSGNRISVKSLDLNKDFNEIRKQLDAIAKIV; encoded by the coding sequence ATGATTCTCGTAAAGAACATATATCACATGCTTTCGTACGCCTTTCGCTGTTTGAAGGAAGGCGCATTTAAAGCGTTATCCGATGAAACGGAATCTTTCGACAATATAGATAACCTATATGCAGAGATTCTAATTCTCGGAGTGACGGTTCAAATAAAGCGAGGATTGCTGAGGGATTATATTGATACAACAGAATCCCTCAAATGCCCTCATGGCAAAATAGAGCTATCGGAATCCATTAAAAACATCAGTTCTCAAAAAAGAGAGCTTGTATGTTCTTTTCAAGAATATACCGAAAACGCGCTTTTAAATAAAATACTAAAACAAACATTCGCGTTTCTTTTAAAAAGCAAGGATGTTTCCCATGAACGCAAGAAAAAAATTCGTAAGCTAATGACCTACTTTTCTTGTGTAGAGCCGATAGATTTACGGTTTGTGGATTGGAATATCCATTTTAATCGTTGTAATGCAACATACCAAATGCTCATTTACATTTGCAATTGGATATATGATGAATGGCTCATAAATCATAGTCAAAAAAAAGGTACAAAACGTTCTTTTGAAGACGATCAAAAAATGAGCCGACTATACGAGAAATTTGTACTTGAATATTTTCGTCGTGAACATCCGGAATTGAGTGCAAATGCACCGCATTTAAATTGGCAACTGGATGACTCAATTGATAAAATGTTGCCTATTATGAAAACAGATGTGACTCTCGAAAAAGAAAACCGAATACTGATTATTGACACCAAATACTACAATAGCGTGTTGCAAAGCACCTACAATTCTAGCACCCAGCATTCACACAACATGTATCAAATCTTTACCTATGTAAAGAACTTGGCGTACGAGACACAATCGGCCAGCAAAATCGTTTCGGGAATGCTTCTTTATGCAAAAACAAACGAGGCCATTTCACCAGACCAAGACTACAAAATGAGCGGAAACAGAATCAGTGTAAAGAGTCTTGATTTGAACAAAGACTTTAATGAAATTCGCAAGCAATTAGACGCAATCGCAAAGATTGTATAG
- a CDS encoding OmpH family outer membrane protein translates to MIRRLIVLLSVVFACASFAEDGLRIAHVDSKIIFDGFKGTRKAQEEYDRQVAKWEQQANLLQKELAAIKERLDKQVLILSDEKKRELEAEYNKKDTELKSFIDRVYGRNGELISENEKVSAPIIQLIRKAVNEIALQEGYDMVVDRATGAVLFWKKENDLTNKVLNYLNNR, encoded by the coding sequence ATGATTCGCAGGTTGATCGTTTTGCTTTCGGTAGTCTTTGCCTGTGCAAGCTTTGCCGAAGATGGTCTTCGCATTGCCCATGTGGACTCAAAGATTATCTTTGACGGCTTCAAGGGCACCAGGAAGGCTCAGGAAGAGTATGATCGCCAAGTGGCAAAATGGGAACAGCAGGCGAACCTTCTGCAGAAGGAACTTGCCGCCATCAAGGAAAGGCTCGATAAGCAGGTCCTGATTCTTTCTGACGAAAAGAAGCGCGAACTTGAAGCCGAATACAACAAGAAGGATACGGAACTCAAGTCCTTCATTGACCGCGTCTATGGCCGTAACGGCGAACTCATCAGCGAAAACGAAAAGGTGAGCGCCCCGATTATCCAGCTTATCCGCAAGGCGGTGAACGAGATTGCTTTGCAGGAAGGCTATGACATGGTCGTTGATCGTGCTACTGGCGCTGTGCTCTTCTGGAAAAAGGAAAACGACCTTACGAACAAGGTGCTGAACTATCTGAATAACAGATAA